One Rhododendron vialii isolate Sample 1 chromosome 2a, ASM3025357v1 genomic region harbors:
- the LOC131311634 gene encoding calcium-binding protein PBP1-like — protein sequence MGRHTEKRDNSRNHCLALGWHLWGKMEAKRVAHFQDLLPVMAQKLGGEGLIKELCNGFKLLMDSEKGLITFESLKKNSAFLGLEDFSDKELEGMVGEGDLDGDGALNEKEFCVLMFRLSPQLINGAETLLDEAFLHESSFRQA from the exons ATGGGAAGACATACAGAAAAGAGAGACAATTCTAGGAATCACTGCCTGGCCTTGGGTTGGCATCTATG GGGGAAAATGGAAGCAAAAAGGGTGGCCCATTTCCAAGACTTGTTGCCAGTTATGGCTCAAAAGCTAGGAGGGGAAGGACTTATCAAAGAGCTATGCAATGGGTTCAAGCTATTGATGGATTCTGAAAAGGGGCTTATCACATTTGAGAGTCTCAAGAAGAACTCTGCTTTTCTTGGGTTAGAAGATTTCAGTGATAAAGAGCTGGAGGGTATGGTGGGAGAAggagatttggatggtgatggGGCCTTGAATGAAaaggagttttgtgttctgaTGTTCAGATTGAGCCCTCAGTTGATTAATGGGGCTGAGACATTGTTAGATGAAGCTTTTCTCCATGAATCAAGTTTCAGGCAAGCGtga
- the LOC131311616 gene encoding phosphatidylinositol N-acetylglucosaminyltransferase subunit C-like, translating into MECDVGESTSPTQPKWRKVAYGGMQPGFEDNHTDESFLEDMVMNANVVKRNMLRVMLDSVSISQYLCIVALVVIVWTLTLSSSIDANSLLLLDVILLGLGFFVLLLTAEMLTFNLLLNYILKFSFFITGLYVLSPIYHTLTRSISSDSIWALTVSLITLHLFLHDYSGCTVKAPGAPERPSFMSNISLNASIVASLLIASRLPSRLHVFAIVLFSLQVFLFAPLVVYCIKKYSFPFHLVFSVGLMAVTLAFAYRLHRLVFVLLLSLFVFVNMVCPYWLIRIQEYKFEINGPWDEAKLCFNITE; encoded by the coding sequence ATGGAATGTGATGTCGGTGAAAGCACTTCCCCAACTCAACCGAAATGGAGAAAAGTTGCATATGGAGGAATGCAACCTGGGTTTGAAGACAATCACACCGACGAGTCGTTCCTTGAAGATATGGTTATGAATGCCAATGTTGTCAAACGGAACATGCTAAGGGTGATGTTAGACTCAGTTTCCATATCCCAATACCTATGCATTGTAGCTCTAGTGGTCATTGTTTGGACCCTCACGCTTAGTTCGTCCATAGATGCAAATTCTCTCTTGCTTCTTGACGTAATCCTTCTTGGATTAGGTTTCTTTGTTCTACTGTTAACTGCCGAAATGCTCACATTTAATCTTCTTCTCAATTACATTCTCAAATTCTCCTTTTTCATAACTGGTTTATACGTTTTGTCTCCTATCTACCACACACTTACCCGGTCTATAAGCTCAGACTCCATATGGGCACTAACGGTTTCACTAATCACTCTCCATCTCTTCCTCCATGACTACTCTGGGTGTACTGTAAAAGCTCCAGGGGCTCCAGAACGTCCATCATTTATGAGCAATATCTCATTAAATGCTTCTATCGTTGCCTCTCTTTTGATAGCTTCTCGTCTTCCGTCGAGGCTTCATGTTTTTGCCATTGTGCTGTTCTCCTTGCAAGTTTTCCTCTTTGCTCCCCTGGTTGTCTATTGTATCAAGAAATATTCATTTCCATTTCACCTTGTGTTCTCAGTAGGGTTGATGGCTGTCACTTTGGCTTTTGCTTACAGGTTGCATAGACTGGTTTTTGTGCTATTGttgagtttgtttgtttttgtcaaTATGGTCTGTCCTTATTGGCTTATAAGGATACAGGAGTACAAGTTTGAGATCAATGGTCCTTGGGATGAAGCAAAGCTCTGTTTTAACATAACAGAGTGA